GCTTAGCTTATGATCCTAAAATAGATCGTTTTTTAAGACAGAGTGGACAAATTCCTTTATTGTCGGTAAATAATTTGGAAGCACAAGCCCTAGTTGAGGTTTTAACTTGGGTTGTAGAACGGAAAGAAGAAATAAAAAGTGAAATAGAAAAAAGAACCGCGGAAATGTATCAAAGGGCTTGGCGTACCGCACGTTTAGCTTTAGAACTTTTGGAAAATACCGCTAGTGAGGAAGAAGAACGGTGAACCGTCAGCTTACAAAAACAGCATTATTAATTGTCGTAATTAATCTTTTAAGTCGTCTTTTGGGTTTTGGTCGGGAAGCGGTAATTGCCAATCAGTTTGGGGCTACTTCTTTTACTGATGCATATCTCTTGGCCTATACCTTACCTTATTTTTTACAGGCTATTTTGGGGATGGCTTTAGTTTCGGCGATTGTGCCAGTAGTAACTAAATATTTGCTTGCTAATGAAACAGAAGAAGCCTGGCGAATTGCTAGTATTACTTTAAACTGGACAACTCTTTTTATGGCTTTATTTGCTTTGTTGGGTATTCTAGGAGCTAAATATTTAGTTTTTCTTACTGCTCCGGGTTTTAATGCATCTACACGGGAATTAGCCATTAGTCTAACTAAAATCATGTTCCCTTCAGTGATTTTTATGGCTGGAGGGATGTTATTAACTGGAATTCTTAATGCTAAAAAACGTTTTGCTGTGGCTGCTTTTGCCCCTGGGTTTTCTAGTTTGATTATTATTCTTACGGTGATTTTGCTTGGACAATATGGGATTCATTATTTAGCTTGGGGAACATTATTGAGTATGTTGGGGGGACTTTTGATTCAAGTTCCCGTTTTGAAACAGATTGGTTTTCGTTATTATTTTGATTGGCGGCTGCATCACCCGGAAGTAAAGGGGCTTTTTTATAATTTACTACCTATTTTTTTAGGTACAGCTGTTAACCAAATATATTTAATGATTAATCGTTTTTTTGCTTCTGGTTTGGGTGAAGGCAGTATTTCGGCTTTAAATTATGCTGGTAAATTAATGAATTTACCTATGGGTATTTTTGCTTTGGCCATTTCCACGGTAATTTTTCCGCTTTTATCAGAACAGGCCGTTCAGAAAAATAAAGCGGAAATTAGTTTAACTTTGCTTAGTGGTTTACAAATGGTTTTATTAATAACTCTGCCGGCAGCGGCAGGTTTAATGGCCTTAAGAACTCCTATTGTCCAGCTTTTGTTTGAAAGAGGGGCTTTTGATCAATTGGCTACACAAATGACCGCTGGGGCACTTTTTTATTTTTGTTGGGGCATGTTTGCGTCAGCAATGTTAATGGTTATTACCCGGGCTTATTATGCTTTGGG
Above is a window of Clostridia bacterium DNA encoding:
- the murJ gene encoding murein biosynthesis integral membrane protein MurJ produces the protein MNRQLTKTALLIVVINLLSRLLGFGREAVIANQFGATSFTDAYLLAYTLPYFLQAILGMALVSAIVPVVTKYLLANETEEAWRIASITLNWTTLFMALFALLGILGAKYLVFLTAPGFNASTRELAISLTKIMFPSVIFMAGGMLLTGILNAKKRFAVAAFAPGFSSLIIILTVILLGQYGIHYLAWGTLLSMLGGLLIQVPVLKQIGFRYYFDWRLHHPEVKGLFYNLLPIFLGTAVNQIYLMINRFFASGLGEGSISALNYAGKLMNLPMGIFALAISTVIFPLLSEQAVQKNKAEISLTLLSGLQMVLLITLPAAAGLMALRTPIVQLLFERGAFDQLATQMTAGALFYFCWGMFASAMLMVITRAYYALGDVWTPLFWGMLSILVNIGISIAFLPVLAHRGLALANSLAAIFNALCLYLWLKKHLKTLYGAKLLKSLFTFSVGSLFTGLAAWQVNYYLGLTFLRGSSLKFLGLKLGLSIGAGVLVYGLWLGLVYREAIFGLWQNVKKGSRFMNKDVE